One part of the Oryzias melastigma strain HK-1 linkage group LG21, ASM292280v2, whole genome shotgun sequence genome encodes these proteins:
- the hoxd12a gene encoding homeobox protein Hox-D12a, giving the protein MEMCERNSLNPGYVGSLLNFAPPESLYFTNLRGNGAHLPGLHQLQYNRRDVCTLPWTPSSSGPAAAPAQHSRAFEGYCPPFLSSALSAGSSKTHVDECAARCFRDLKTEEAGVHEELYTTEHGVRAYSDLDSGHRTPGQPDPDSASPHDVNGTKQEQEPPSSHACSRSTFGAGIPWCSSQVRSRKKRKPYSKPQLAELENEFLMNEFINRQKRKELSDKLDLSDQQVKIWFQNRRMKKKRLMMREQAFSAYC; this is encoded by the exons ATGGAAATGTGTGAGCGGAATTCTCTAAATCCCGGCTATGTTGGTTCCCTCTTGAATTTCGCTCCCCCCGAGTCGCTGTATTTCACCAACTTGCGCGGGAATGGAGCGCACCTCCCGGGGCTGCACCAGCTGCAGTACAACAGGAGAGATGTGTGCACGCTCCCGTGGACGCCCTCAAGTTCTGGACCTGCAGCCGCGCCAGCGCAGCACAGCCGCGCCTTTGAAGGCTACTGCCCGCCGTTCCTGTCCAGCGCTTTGTCCGCTGGTTCCTCCAAGACGCACGTGGATGAGTGCGCGGCGCGATGCTTTCGTGACCTAAAGACTGAGGAGGCTGGCGTGCACGAGGAACTTTACACCACGGAGCACGGCGTGCGTGCGTACTCGGATCTCGACAGTGGACACAGGACTCCGGGACAACCTGATCCGGATTCGGCATCTCCTCATGATGTGAACGGAACCAAGCAAGAGCAGGAGCCTCCATCGTCACATGCATGCTCCAGGAGCACTTTTGGAGCAG GAATCCCGTGGTGTTCATCACAAGTGAGGTCTCGAAAGAAGAGGAAGCCTTACTCCAAGCCCCAGCTGGCTGAACTTGAGAATGAATTTCTCATGAACGAATTCATCAACCGACAGAAGCGAAAGGAACTGTCAGACAAACTTGACCTGAGCGACCAGCAGGTGAAAATCTGGTTTCAGAACCGCAGGATGAAGAAGAAACGGCTGATGATGAGGGAGCAGGCTTTCTCTGCGTACTGCTGA